The Mycolicibacterium doricum genome includes a region encoding these proteins:
- a CDS encoding D-alanyl-D-alanine carboxypeptidase family protein: MGRLVNLFAILLAALSIVAAPAAVADIDIQPVGSVPIPAGPAEAWIVADMDTGQVLAGRNDNTRYAPASTIKTLLAQVVLDEVPLESTVVADEADTSVECNCAGVAPGQVYTARQLLEALLLVSGNDAANTLARTLGGMDTAVAKMNAKAAVLGAHGTNVVTPSGLDAPGMPFWSTPHDLAVIFRAAMAHPVFAQITAMPSTVFPTKTGDTVLVNQNELLHRYPGAIGGKTGFTDIARKTFVGAAHRDGRRLVVVLMHGLVKEGGPTYWDQAAGLLDWGFGLDRGASVGAL; this comes from the coding sequence ATGGGGAGGCTCGTCAATCTGTTCGCAATCCTGCTCGCCGCGCTGAGCATCGTCGCCGCACCCGCCGCGGTCGCCGACATCGACATCCAGCCGGTGGGGTCGGTTCCGATTCCCGCAGGCCCGGCCGAGGCGTGGATCGTGGCCGACATGGATACCGGCCAAGTGCTGGCCGGCCGTAACGACAACACCCGCTACGCCCCCGCGAGCACGATCAAGACGCTGCTCGCGCAGGTGGTGCTCGACGAAGTGCCGCTGGAGTCGACAGTCGTCGCCGACGAGGCGGACACCAGTGTGGAGTGCAATTGCGCCGGGGTGGCCCCGGGGCAGGTGTACACCGCCCGCCAACTACTCGAGGCCCTGCTGCTGGTGTCGGGCAACGACGCTGCCAACACCTTGGCCCGCACGCTCGGCGGCATGGACACTGCCGTGGCGAAGATGAACGCCAAGGCCGCCGTGTTGGGCGCCCACGGCACCAACGTGGTGACACCGTCCGGATTGGATGCACCAGGGATGCCGTTCTGGTCGACCCCGCACGATCTGGCCGTGATCTTCCGGGCGGCCATGGCCCACCCGGTGTTTGCGCAGATCACTGCCATGCCCTCGACGGTGTTCCCGACGAAGACCGGGGACACCGTCCTGGTCAACCAGAACGAGCTGTTGCACCGCTACCCCGGCGCGATCGGCGGCAAGACCGGGTTCACCGACATCGCCCGCAAGACGTTCGTGGGCGCGGCGCATCGTGACGGCCGGCGCCTGGTGGTGGTGCTGATGCACGGGCTGGTCAAAGAGGGCGGACCGACCTACTGGGATCAGGCGGCCGGTCTCCTCGACTGGGGTTTCGGGCTGGACCGCGGCGCGAGCGTCGGAGCGCTGTAG
- a CDS encoding DUF2469 domain-containing protein yields MSAEDLEKYETEMELSLYREYKDIVGQFSYVVETERRFYLANSVEMVPRNANGEVYFELRLADAWVWDMYRPARFVKQVRVITFKDVNIEEVEKPELRLPE; encoded by the coding sequence ATGAGCGCCGAGGATCTCGAGAAGTACGAAACCGAGATGGAGCTGTCGCTGTACCGGGAGTACAAGGACATCGTCGGGCAGTTCAGCTATGTGGTCGAGACCGAACGGCGGTTCTACCTCGCCAACAGCGTCGAGATGGTGCCCCGCAACGCCAACGGCGAGGTCTATTTCGAGCTGCGGTTGGCCGATGCGTGGGTGTGGGACATGTACCGGCCCGCTCGGTTCGTCAAACAGGTCCGGGTCATCACGTTCAAGGACGTCAACATCGAAGAGGTGGAGAAGCCGGAACTGCGGTTGCCCGAGTAG
- the rpsP gene encoding 30S ribosomal protein S16: protein MAVKIKLTRLGKIRNPQYRIVVADARTRRDGRSIEVIGRYHPKEEPSLIEVDSERAQYWLGVGAQPTEPVLQLLKITGDWQKFKGLPGAEGTLKVKEPKPSKLDLFNAALAEAEGGPSTEATQPKKKKAPAAKKAGQAASDIEATADPAGNADKSEPAAEGEDATVAGATES, encoded by the coding sequence ATGGCTGTCAAGATCAAGCTGACCCGTCTGGGCAAGATCCGCAACCCCCAGTACCGCATCGTCGTCGCCGACGCGCGCACCCGCCGCGACGGCCGCTCCATCGAGGTCATCGGCCGTTACCACCCCAAGGAAGAGCCCAGCCTCATCGAGGTCGACTCCGAGCGGGCCCAGTACTGGCTCGGCGTCGGCGCCCAGCCCACCGAGCCGGTGCTGCAGCTGCTCAAGATCACCGGTGACTGGCAGAAGTTCAAGGGTCTGCCCGGCGCGGAGGGCACGTTGAAGGTCAAGGAACCCAAGCCCAGCAAGCTCGATCTGTTCAACGCCGCGCTGGCCGAGGCCGAGGGCGGGCCCAGCACCGAGGCGACCCAGCCGAAGAAGAAGAAGGCGCCGGCGGCGAAGAAAGCCGGGCAGGCGGCTTCCGACATCGAGGCGACAGCCGATCCCGCCGGTAACGCCGACAAGTCCGAGCCGGCCGCTGAAGGCGAGGACGCCACGGTCGCCGGCGCCACCGAGAGCTGA
- the rimM gene encoding ribosome maturation factor RimM (Essential for efficient processing of 16S rRNA): MDLVVGRVAKAHGVTGELVVEVRTDDPDARFVPGAQLRGRFANGGAERRFVIQSVRPHGGRLLLRLDGVADRAAADALRGTVFLVDTDELPPIEDPDEYYDHQLEGLRVRTVDGVDVGTVVEVLHTAAGELLSVKTPEGAEVLVPFVTAIVPRVSLAAGLLDIDPPEGLLDLE; the protein is encoded by the coding sequence ATGGACCTCGTAGTCGGGCGGGTGGCCAAGGCGCACGGCGTCACCGGTGAACTGGTCGTCGAGGTCCGCACCGACGACCCCGACGCGCGGTTCGTTCCGGGCGCCCAGTTGCGCGGCAGGTTTGCCAACGGTGGCGCGGAACGCCGCTTCGTCATCCAATCCGTTCGCCCGCACGGCGGTCGGCTGCTGCTGCGGCTCGACGGGGTGGCCGACCGGGCCGCCGCCGACGCGCTGCGCGGAACGGTGTTTTTGGTCGACACCGATGAACTGCCGCCCATCGAGGATCCCGACGAGTACTACGACCATCAGCTGGAGGGACTACGGGTGCGCACGGTCGACGGTGTCGACGTCGGCACCGTGGTCGAGGTCCTGCACACCGCGGCCGGCGAACTGCTCTCGGTGAAGACTCCCGAGGGCGCCGAGGTGCTGGTGCCGTTCGTCACGGCGATCGTGCCGCGCGTGTCGCTGGCCGCGGGCCTGCTGGATATCGATCCGCCCGAGGGTCTGCTGGACCTGGAGTAG
- a CDS encoding RNA-binding protein, producing the protein MSSVVVDAVEHLVRGIVDNPDDVRVDMVTNRRGRTVEVHVHPDDLGKVIGRGGRTATALRTLVAGIGGRGIRVDVVDTDQ; encoded by the coding sequence GTGAGTTCAGTCGTCGTCGACGCCGTCGAGCATCTCGTCCGGGGAATCGTCGACAATCCCGACGATGTGCGCGTGGACATGGTGACCAACCGGCGCGGACGGACAGTCGAGGTGCACGTGCACCCGGACGATCTCGGCAAGGTGATCGGCCGCGGGGGTCGCACGGCGACGGCGCTGCGCACCCTGGTCGCCGGTATCGGCGGGCGGGGTATCCGCGTCGACGTGGTGGACACCGACCAGTAG
- the lepB gene encoding signal peptidase I, producing the protein MTDSPESSAEDVVGKVESDAEPHVDDQDETPGRKHSALRELAILVTIAIVLYYVMLTFVARPYLIPSESMEPTLHGCPGCVGDRIMVDKLTYRFAEPEPGDVIVFKGPPNWNIGYESIRSDNPVIRFAQNALSVVGFVPPDENDLVKRVIAVGGQTVECRAATGLTVDGKELVEPYLDPETMMADPAVYPCLGNEFGPVTVPEDKLWVMGDNRTHSADSRAHCTNLPGDAQRGLLCTGDPEAGTIPVGNVIGKARFIAWPPGRWGGVGSVNPQTANPNQ; encoded by the coding sequence GTGACCGATAGCCCCGAGTCGTCGGCCGAGGACGTCGTCGGCAAGGTTGAGTCCGACGCCGAACCGCACGTCGACGACCAGGACGAGACCCCCGGCCGCAAACACTCCGCGCTACGCGAGCTCGCCATCCTGGTCACCATCGCTATTGTCTTGTACTACGTGATGCTCACGTTCGTCGCGCGGCCGTACTTGATCCCGTCGGAGTCGATGGAACCCACGCTGCACGGATGTCCGGGCTGCGTCGGCGACCGCATCATGGTGGACAAGCTGACCTACCGGTTCGCCGAACCGGAACCCGGCGACGTCATCGTGTTCAAGGGCCCGCCCAACTGGAACATCGGCTACGAGTCGATACGGTCGGACAATCCAGTCATCCGCTTCGCGCAGAACGCGCTCTCCGTCGTGGGATTCGTGCCGCCGGACGAGAACGACCTGGTCAAACGGGTGATTGCGGTGGGCGGTCAGACTGTCGAGTGCCGCGCGGCCACCGGGCTGACCGTCGACGGCAAAGAGCTCGTGGAGCCGTACCTGGACCCCGAGACGATGATGGCCGACCCTGCCGTCTACCCCTGCCTGGGCAACGAGTTCGGGCCGGTCACCGTCCCGGAGGACAAGCTGTGGGTGATGGGGGACAACCGCACCCATTCGGCCGACTCGCGCGCGCACTGCACGAACCTGCCCGGTGACGCGCAGCGCGGCCTGCTGTGCACCGGTGACCCCGAAGCGGGCACCATTCCGGTGGGCAACGTGATCGGGAAGGCACGGTTCATCGCCTGGCCGCCGGGGAGATGGGGCGGGGTGGGATCGGTGAACCCGCAGACCGCCAACCCGAACCAGTAG
- a CDS encoding serine hydrolase: protein MRRPSMLLTATAASVVAAVAVSGCDARGYGTTPLPDAPPLTVVAPQGAMAPLPEAAPDQPAASFNGLHDRARLATDQAAEAGADITVLIKDRNTGQMVSNGNGRSMAIASVVKLFIADDLLLRGGRLSPEERGSFESMLRSSDDSAAEVFWNRGGGSAIVTRVAQRYGLSGTRPPDDGRWWNTVSTAADLVRYYDMLLSGAGGLARVKADMIVDNLAASTPNGIDGTQPGGVYPQRFGIPEGLYAVPVAVKQGWMCCIGSDWMHLSTGVIGADRRYIVVIGSDQPAGADEARATITRAVKTMFPGGRI, encoded by the coding sequence ATGCGACGGCCGTCGATGCTGTTGACGGCCACCGCCGCGAGCGTGGTCGCGGCGGTGGCCGTCTCGGGGTGTGACGCCCGTGGGTACGGCACGACGCCACTTCCGGACGCCCCGCCCCTCACCGTCGTCGCACCACAGGGCGCCATGGCGCCGCTCCCCGAGGCCGCACCCGACCAGCCCGCCGCATCGTTCAACGGGCTCCACGACCGGGCGCGGCTGGCGACCGACCAGGCCGCCGAGGCGGGTGCCGACATCACTGTGCTGATCAAGGACCGCAACACCGGACAGATGGTGTCCAACGGTAACGGTCGCAGTATGGCGATCGCGTCAGTGGTGAAGCTTTTCATCGCCGACGACCTGCTGCTCAGGGGTGGACGGTTGTCGCCCGAGGAGCGCGGATCGTTCGAATCGATGCTGCGGTCATCCGACGACAGCGCGGCCGAGGTGTTCTGGAATCGGGGCGGCGGCAGCGCGATCGTCACCCGCGTGGCGCAGCGATACGGCTTGAGCGGCACCCGCCCGCCCGACGACGGCCGATGGTGGAACACCGTCAGCACCGCCGCGGACCTGGTGCGCTATTACGACATGTTGCTCTCGGGCGCCGGCGGTCTGGCGCGGGTCAAGGCCGACATGATCGTCGACAACCTCGCCGCGTCGACGCCCAACGGAATCGACGGCACCCAGCCCGGCGGGGTGTACCCGCAACGCTTCGGCATCCCGGAGGGCCTGTACGCGGTACCGGTGGCGGTCAAGCAGGGCTGGATGTGCTGCATCGGCTCAGACTGGATGCACCTGTCGACCGGCGTCATCGGTGCGGACCGCCGCTACATCGTGGTGATCGGGTCCGACCAGCCGGCCGGCGCCGACGAAGCCCGGGCCACGATCACCAGGGCGGTCAAGACGATGTTCCCGGGCGGCCGGATCTAA
- a CDS encoding ribonuclease HII translates to MPASWPPRTVIRKASGLRTLESALYRNGLGPVAGVDEVGRGACAGPLVVAACVLGPNRLASLAALDDSKKLGEKERERLFPLIRRYSLAHHVVFIPSEEVDRRGVHVANIEGMRRAVAGLPVQPGYVLSDGFRVPGLPMPSLPVVGGDAAAACIAAASVLAKVSRDRLMAGMERQHPGYGFAEHKGYSTPAHTAALAELGPCPQHRYSFINVRRLVTAGTWQISEGLTDAEPGQCCEPG, encoded by the coding sequence TTGCCGGCGTCGTGGCCGCCGCGAACGGTGATCCGCAAGGCATCAGGTCTGCGCACGCTGGAGTCCGCGCTGTACCGCAACGGGCTCGGACCGGTGGCGGGAGTGGACGAGGTGGGCAGGGGTGCCTGCGCCGGCCCGCTCGTGGTGGCAGCGTGCGTCCTGGGCCCGAACCGGTTGGCGAGTCTCGCCGCGCTCGATGATTCGAAGAAGCTGGGCGAGAAAGAGCGAGAGCGGTTGTTCCCGCTGATCCGCCGTTATTCGCTGGCCCACCACGTGGTGTTCATCCCGTCCGAAGAGGTGGACCGCCGCGGCGTACACGTGGCGAACATCGAGGGGATGCGGCGGGCGGTTGCGGGTCTGCCCGTGCAGCCGGGTTACGTTCTGTCCGACGGGTTCCGGGTGCCGGGGCTGCCGATGCCGTCGTTGCCGGTCGTCGGTGGCGATGCAGCGGCCGCCTGTATCGCGGCGGCCAGCGTGTTGGCCAAGGTGAGCCGTGACCGGTTGATGGCGGGGATGGAACGCCAGCATCCCGGCTACGGATTCGCCGAACACAAGGGATACAGCACACCGGCGCACACCGCCGCGTTGGCCGAACTCGGGCCGTGTCCGCAGCACCGCTATTCGTTCATCAACGTGCGCCGGTTGGTCACTGCGGGTACTTGGCAGATCAGCGAGGGGTTGACCGACGCCGAACCCGGGCAGTGCTGTGAACCCGGATAG
- a CDS encoding D-alanyl-D-alanine carboxypeptidase family protein yields the protein MAWSRWRWWSRTLIAGCAVAMTMSTAGVVSRFPAAVAQPQPAGAVTLPQGPAQAWLLADLDSGRVLASRNAYEPHAPASTIKVLLAMVVLDHLSPDNFARANTSHTQVECSCIGLTPGQAYTTRQLLSALLMASGNDAANMLADMLGGQRAAVAAMNRKAALVGATATRASSPSGLDGPGWESITTPHDLAVMLRAALKYPLIAQIMRSPSAPFPGKTLTNQNELLSRYPGAVAGKTGFTNLARKTYVGAAQRGDRRLVVAQMYGTGDLYGQAIGLFDWGFSQTG from the coding sequence ATGGCCTGGTCGCGTTGGCGTTGGTGGTCGCGGACGCTCATCGCGGGATGCGCGGTCGCGATGACGATGTCTACGGCCGGGGTGGTGTCCAGATTCCCTGCGGCAGTGGCCCAACCGCAACCGGCAGGAGCCGTCACCCTGCCGCAGGGCCCCGCGCAGGCGTGGCTGCTCGCCGACCTCGATTCGGGCCGGGTCCTGGCCAGCCGCAATGCCTATGAACCGCACGCGCCAGCGAGCACGATCAAGGTGCTGCTCGCCATGGTGGTGCTCGACCATCTCTCGCCGGATAACTTCGCCAGGGCCAACACATCCCACACCCAGGTGGAGTGTTCCTGTATCGGGCTCACACCCGGCCAGGCCTACACCACGCGCCAGCTGCTGTCGGCGTTGCTCATGGCGTCGGGCAACGATGCGGCCAACATGCTCGCCGACATGCTGGGGGGTCAGCGTGCCGCCGTGGCGGCGATGAACCGCAAAGCCGCGCTCGTCGGCGCCACGGCCACCAGGGCGTCGTCGCCGTCCGGCCTCGACGGACCCGGCTGGGAGTCGATCACCACACCGCACGATCTTGCGGTGATGTTGCGGGCTGCGCTGAAGTATCCGCTGATCGCCCAGATCATGCGGTCGCCGTCGGCACCGTTCCCGGGTAAGACGCTGACCAACCAGAACGAGCTGCTGAGCCGCTACCCCGGTGCCGTCGCCGGCAAGACGGGCTTCACGAACCTCGCCCGCAAGACCTATGTCGGCGCCGCTCAGCGCGGTGACCGTCGCCTCGTCGTGGCGCAGATGTATGGCACCGGTGATCTCTACGGGCAGGCTATCGGGCTGTTCGACTGGGGATTCAGCCAGACCGGTTAG
- a CDS encoding amidohydrolase family protein — translation MAAAALHVRGRGLPDGQPVQWWIVDGLLQTEPVADADTVFGADGADGWVVPGLVDAHCHVGLGPVPGGAVGIEEAAAQAETERGVGALLLRDCGSPTDTRSLDDRDDLPRIIRAGRHVAKPKRYIAGYAVDVEDESQLPAIVAEQARRGDGWVKLVGDWIDRSIGDLAPLWDDHILRQAIDAAHANGARVTAHVFGEDALPGLIGAGIDCIEHGTGLTDDTIGLMVEHGTALVPTLINLENFPRIADSAAKYPTYAAHMRNLYRRSYPRVAAAHEAGVSVYAGTDAGSMIAHGRIGDEVDALRRIGMSATDALGAACWDARAWLGRPALVDGAPADLVCYADDPRRGAAVVNNPALVILRGRVYR, via the coding sequence ATGGCCGCTGCGGCGTTGCACGTACGAGGCCGTGGTCTGCCCGACGGGCAGCCGGTGCAGTGGTGGATCGTCGACGGGTTGCTGCAGACGGAACCGGTCGCCGACGCGGACACGGTGTTCGGTGCCGACGGGGCGGATGGCTGGGTGGTTCCGGGTTTGGTCGACGCGCACTGCCATGTCGGGCTCGGGCCGGTGCCCGGAGGTGCGGTCGGCATCGAGGAGGCGGCCGCGCAGGCCGAGACCGAACGGGGCGTCGGCGCGCTGCTGCTTCGCGACTGCGGTTCGCCCACCGACACCCGCAGCCTCGACGACCGTGACGACCTGCCGCGGATCATCCGCGCGGGGCGACACGTGGCGAAGCCGAAGCGCTACATCGCCGGTTACGCCGTCGACGTGGAGGACGAATCGCAACTGCCCGCGATCGTCGCGGAGCAGGCACGCCGTGGCGACGGCTGGGTGAAACTGGTCGGCGACTGGATCGACCGGTCGATCGGTGATCTGGCACCGCTGTGGGACGACCACATCCTCAGACAGGCCATCGACGCCGCCCACGCCAATGGCGCCCGGGTGACGGCGCACGTGTTCGGTGAGGATGCGCTGCCGGGACTCATCGGCGCCGGTATCGACTGCATCGAACACGGCACCGGCCTCACCGACGACACCATCGGCCTGATGGTGGAACACGGCACAGCGCTCGTACCGACCCTGATCAACCTCGAGAACTTCCCCCGCATCGCCGATTCGGCAGCCAAATACCCCACCTACGCCGCCCACATGCGAAACCTCTACCGGCGCAGCTACCCACGGGTGGCGGCCGCCCACGAAGCGGGCGTGTCCGTCTACGCCGGCACCGACGCCGGCAGCATGATCGCCCACGGCCGCATCGGTGACGAGGTCGACGCCCTGCGCCGAATCGGGATGAGCGCTACCGACGCGTTGGGTGCGGCGTGCTGGGATGCGCGTGCCTGGCTCGGACGTCCCGCTCTCGTCGACGGCGCGCCCGCCGACCTGGTGTGTTACGCCGACGACCCGCGCCGCGGTGCCGCCGTCGTCAACAACCCGGCCCTGGTCATCCTGCGGGGTCGGGTCTACCGCTGA
- a CDS encoding class I SAM-dependent methyltransferase yields the protein MSLRQRLLTSMAGQLGRPHGRLGGVVAGALNRGNGQAIATAVAAAQVPAGGVAADIGFGGGAGLRLLVDAVGTGGTVHGVEVSRDMLDRARRQFGRDIDSGRLRLAHGSLTALPFGDATLDAAITVNTVYFVDDLDAVSAEFARTLRPGGRAAIGVGDPEVMRRLPMTPYGFRLRSMDDIVAKLERAGLTVAVQSRADGRLPRHTITAQRPA from the coding sequence ATGTCACTACGCCAGCGACTGCTCACCAGCATGGCCGGACAGCTGGGGCGCCCGCACGGACGACTCGGCGGAGTCGTCGCCGGAGCACTGAACCGCGGTAACGGCCAAGCCATCGCGACGGCGGTGGCCGCTGCGCAGGTGCCGGCCGGCGGGGTCGCCGCCGACATCGGTTTCGGGGGCGGGGCGGGCCTGCGCCTGCTCGTCGACGCGGTGGGGACCGGTGGCACGGTGCACGGCGTGGAGGTGTCCCGAGACATGCTGGACCGGGCGCGGCGGCAGTTCGGCCGGGACATCGACAGTGGTCGGCTGCGGCTCGCGCACGGTTCGCTCACCGCGCTGCCGTTCGGGGACGCCACACTCGATGCGGCGATCACCGTCAACACCGTGTACTTCGTCGACGATCTGGACGCCGTGTCGGCCGAATTCGCGCGGACGCTGCGGCCCGGCGGCCGGGCCGCCATCGGCGTGGGTGATCCGGAGGTGATGCGACGGCTGCCCATGACGCCGTACGGATTTCGGCTGCGTTCGATGGACGACATCGTCGCGAAGCTGGAACGGGCAGGTCTGACGGTCGCCGTGCAGAGCCGGGCCGACGGCCGGCTGCCCCGCCACACGATCACCGCCCAGCGCCCGGCCTGA
- the trmD gene encoding tRNA (guanosine(37)-N1)-methyltransferase TrmD yields MLIDVITIFPRYLDPLRESLPGKAVQSGRIQLGVHDLRAWTHDVHRSVDDAPYGGGPGMVMKAPVWGAALDDVCTEDTLLVVPTPAGRLFDQATAQRWSTERHLVFACGRYEGIDQRVVDDAARRMRVAEVSIGDYVLNGGESATLVMVEAVVRLLPEVLGNPASHADDSHSAGLLEGPSYTRPPSWRGLEVPSVLLSGDHAKVASWRRQQALARTRERRPDLLSGN; encoded by the coding sequence GTGCTCATTGACGTCATCACGATCTTCCCGCGCTACCTCGATCCTCTCCGAGAATCCCTGCCGGGCAAGGCCGTCCAATCCGGACGTATCCAACTCGGCGTACACGACCTGCGCGCGTGGACCCACGACGTGCATCGTTCGGTCGACGATGCGCCGTACGGCGGCGGTCCGGGCATGGTGATGAAGGCACCGGTGTGGGGAGCCGCACTCGACGACGTCTGCACCGAAGACACGCTGCTGGTGGTGCCCACCCCGGCGGGGCGGCTATTCGACCAGGCCACCGCGCAACGGTGGAGCACCGAGCGGCATCTGGTGTTCGCCTGCGGACGCTATGAGGGCATCGATCAGCGGGTCGTCGACGACGCCGCCCGGCGGATGCGGGTGGCGGAGGTGTCCATCGGCGATTACGTGCTCAACGGCGGTGAGTCCGCGACGCTGGTGATGGTCGAGGCCGTCGTGCGGCTGCTGCCCGAGGTGCTCGGCAACCCCGCCTCACACGCCGACGATTCGCACTCCGCGGGACTGCTCGAGGGGCCGAGCTACACGCGGCCGCCTAGTTGGCGCGGACTGGAGGTGCCCTCAGTGCTGCTGTCCGGCGATCACGCGAAAGTTGCGTCGTGGCGGCGCCAGCAGGCGCTGGCCCGGACCCGGGAAAGACGGCCGGACCTGCTGAGCGGGAATTAG
- the rplS gene encoding 50S ribosomal protein L19, with the protein MNTLDFVDQSSLRDDIPAFGPGDTVNVHVKVIEGSKERIQVFKGVVIRRQGGGIRETFTVRKESYGVGVERTFPVHSPNIDHIDVVTRGDVRRAKLYYLRELRGKKAKIKEKR; encoded by the coding sequence ATGAACACGCTGGACTTTGTCGATCAGTCGTCGCTGCGCGACGACATCCCGGCTTTCGGCCCCGGCGACACCGTCAACGTTCACGTGAAGGTGATCGAGGGCTCGAAGGAGCGCATCCAGGTCTTCAAGGGTGTCGTCATCCGGCGCCAGGGCGGTGGCATCCGCGAGACCTTCACGGTGCGCAAGGAGAGTTACGGCGTGGGCGTGGAGCGCACGTTCCCCGTGCATTCGCCCAACATCGACCACATCGACGTCGTCACCCGCGGTGACGTACGCCGCGCGAAGCTTTACTACCTGCGTGAGCTCCGTGGCAAGAAGGCCAAGATCAAGGAGAAGCGCTGA
- the ffh gene encoding signal recognition particle protein: MFESLSDRLTGALQGLRNKGRLTDADIDATAREIRLALLEADVSLPVVRAFVARIKERAKGAEVSAALNPAQQVVKIVNEELVGILGGETRSLAFAKTPPTVIMLAGLQGSGKTTLAGKLAKWLRAQGHTPLLVACDLQRPGAVNQLQIVGERAGVSVFAPHPGTAPGAPEVKGTADPVAVAAAGLAEARVKHFDVVIVDTAGRLGIDEELMSQAAAIRAAVDPDEVLFVLDAMIGQDAVTTAEAFREGVGFTGVVLTKLDGDARGGAALSVREVTGVPILFASSGEKLEDFDVFHPDRMASRILGMGDLLTLIEQAEQVFDAQQAEATAAKIGSGELTLEDFLEQMLAIRKMGPIGNLLGMLPGAGQMKDALAAVDDTQLDRVQAIIRGMTPAERADPKIINASRRLRIANGSGVTVSEVNQLVDRFFEARKMMSQMAGQMGMPFARGKNTRKAAKGKNKQKGKKGRGPTPPKNRNPLGAGLPGMPAGFPDLSNMPKGLDELPPGLADFDLSKLKFPKN, encoded by the coding sequence GTGTTCGAATCCTTGTCCGACCGGTTGACCGGTGCCCTGCAGGGGCTGCGCAACAAAGGCCGGTTGACCGACGCCGACATCGACGCGACGGCCCGCGAGATCCGACTGGCGCTGTTGGAGGCCGACGTCTCCCTGCCGGTGGTGCGCGCATTCGTCGCGCGCATCAAGGAACGCGCCAAGGGTGCGGAGGTCTCGGCCGCGCTGAACCCCGCCCAGCAGGTCGTCAAGATCGTCAACGAGGAACTCGTCGGCATCCTCGGCGGGGAGACCCGCTCACTGGCATTCGCCAAGACCCCGCCGACGGTGATCATGCTGGCTGGCCTGCAGGGTTCCGGTAAGACCACGCTGGCCGGCAAGCTCGCGAAGTGGTTGCGCGCTCAGGGCCACACTCCGCTGCTCGTGGCTTGTGATCTGCAACGACCCGGTGCCGTCAACCAGCTCCAGATCGTCGGCGAACGCGCGGGGGTGTCGGTGTTCGCACCGCACCCTGGTACCGCGCCCGGCGCACCGGAGGTCAAGGGGACCGCGGACCCGGTGGCGGTGGCCGCCGCGGGTCTCGCCGAGGCCAGGGTCAAGCACTTCGACGTCGTGATCGTCGACACCGCGGGGCGCCTCGGCATCGACGAGGAGTTGATGAGTCAGGCTGCCGCGATCCGCGCCGCCGTGGATCCCGACGAGGTGCTGTTCGTCCTCGACGCGATGATCGGTCAGGACGCGGTGACCACCGCCGAGGCGTTCCGCGAAGGCGTCGGCTTCACCGGCGTCGTGTTGACCAAACTCGACGGCGACGCCCGCGGTGGCGCTGCGCTGTCGGTCCGCGAGGTCACCGGCGTGCCGATCCTGTTCGCCTCGTCCGGGGAGAAGCTGGAGGACTTCGACGTCTTCCACCCCGACCGGATGGCCAGCCGCATCCTCGGCATGGGTGACCTGCTGACCCTGATCGAGCAGGCCGAACAGGTCTTCGACGCTCAGCAGGCCGAGGCGACCGCCGCCAAGATCGGCAGCGGCGAGCTCACCCTCGAGGATTTCCTCGAGCAGATGCTGGCGATCCGCAAGATGGGCCCGATCGGCAACCTGCTGGGCATGCTTCCCGGCGCCGGTCAGATGAAAGATGCGCTGGCCGCGGTCGACGACACCCAACTCGACCGGGTGCAGGCCATCATCCGCGGCATGACGCCCGCCGAGCGCGCCGATCCGAAGATCATCAACGCGTCGCGACGGTTGCGGATCGCCAATGGTTCGGGCGTGACCGTGTCAGAGGTCAACCAGCTCGTCGACCGATTCTTCGAGGCCCGCAAGATGATGTCCCAGATGGCAGGCCAGATGGGCATGCCGTTCGCGCGCGGCAAGAACACCCGTAAGGCCGCGAAGGGTAAGAACAAGCAGAAGGGCAAGAAGGGCCGGGGTCCGACGCCGCCGAAGAACCGCAACCCGCTCGGCGCGGGATTGCCCGGCATGCCCGCCGGATTCCCCGACCTGTCAAACATGCCGAAGGGACTCGACGAGCTGCCGCCCGGCCTGGCCGACTTCGATCTGAGCAAGCTGAAGTTTCCCAAGAACTGA